The following are from one region of the Halomonas qaidamensis genome:
- a CDS encoding TlyA family RNA methyltransferase, protein MTRLDQLLVSQGLVSSRTRAQRLIRNGRVSLQDGTLLAKPSEKWPQDTLLHIDEDPEERYVSRAGLKLEGVLNALDRRLEELIVLDVGQSTGGFTDCALQFGARHVIGVDVGHAQLAERLRDDPRVTCLEGLNARYMTSSTELQQTVAKHPIDIAVMDVSFISQTLILPEIASLLPTGGQLLSLVKPQFELEPGALDKRGIVRDASRYSDVEQKIRDACTECGLVISHWQESPITGSDGNREFLLLASKYEKPSA, encoded by the coding sequence TTGACACGATTAGACCAACTACTGGTCAGCCAAGGGCTGGTCAGTTCTCGCACCCGTGCGCAGCGATTAATTCGTAACGGACGTGTGTCGCTTCAAGATGGCACGCTACTCGCTAAACCGTCTGAAAAATGGCCGCAAGATACTTTATTGCATATCGATGAAGACCCTGAAGAGCGCTATGTTTCCCGTGCTGGTTTGAAATTAGAGGGCGTCCTTAACGCACTGGATAGGCGCCTGGAAGAGCTTATTGTGTTAGACGTTGGCCAATCAACGGGGGGGTTTACCGACTGCGCATTGCAGTTTGGTGCCCGTCATGTGATTGGCGTAGACGTTGGTCATGCCCAGCTAGCCGAGCGCTTACGTGACGACCCGAGGGTCACTTGTCTTGAAGGCTTAAATGCCCGTTATATGACGTCCTCGACAGAGCTTCAACAAACCGTGGCTAAACATCCTATCGACATCGCCGTAATGGACGTTTCGTTCATTTCTCAGACACTGATTTTGCCAGAGATTGCCTCCCTTCTTCCCACTGGGGGGCAACTGCTTTCATTGGTAAAACCACAGTTTGAGTTAGAACCAGGCGCACTAGATAAGCGCGGCATTGTGCGTGACGCTAGCCGTTATAGCGACGTAGAGCAAAAGATACGCGATGCTTGTACTGAGTGCGGCTTAGTCATTAGCCACTGGCAGGAAAGCCCGATTACCGGCAGCGATGGTAATCGGGAGTTTTTACTGCTCGCGAGTAAATATGAAAAACCAAGCGCTTAA
- a CDS encoding ATP-grasp domain-containing protein, which produces MQKDPNKGYIALLGWSLNAIEAAENFDRRYIVVAPDWAEDYCQKHDIPYVPWNFERLNDRSIEIAETLKEKGVDVAIPLYEETVEWAGAINSVLLDNPRIYGQSLLLRDKALMKRRAQLGGIRVGIFEEAHDKDDVVRFLKRVNQTLLKLDGDPNDPIHLKAFDKAGCLGHRVIRTPDEVDTIPDEEFPVLMESHLDGWEFAVEAWIHDGKIAFLNISEYVTLGYSVFVPASPELEKYREQITAQIEKLIKAFDIEFGLIHPEYFVTSDGEMYFGEVAYRPPGFKVFELLERVYGFNAYQASMLVFDPKSTKEEVAAFFPKEVVDADGFAGCFGVYPRRRVVSRLEIPEETEDHPYFESHELTSPVEETVTKRTAFGTHWGLVYFKGEDAHTLRDLLKRQEDLDFYV; this is translated from the coding sequence ATGCAAAAGGATCCCAATAAGGGCTATATCGCCCTACTAGGTTGGAGCCTCAATGCGATCGAAGCGGCAGAGAATTTTGACCGCCGCTACATCGTGGTTGCACCCGACTGGGCCGAGGATTACTGCCAAAAACATGATATTCCCTACGTTCCCTGGAATTTTGAGCGTCTCAACGATCGTTCTATCGAAATTGCTGAAACGTTAAAAGAGAAAGGCGTCGATGTTGCAATCCCACTTTATGAAGAGACCGTAGAGTGGGCGGGCGCAATTAACTCTGTCTTGCTCGATAATCCGCGCATTTATGGCCAGTCGTTACTACTTCGCGATAAAGCGCTAATGAAACGCCGCGCACAGCTTGGCGGCATTCGCGTAGGCATTTTCGAAGAAGCCCACGATAAAGATGACGTTGTCCGCTTCCTTAAACGTGTTAACCAAACGCTACTCAAGCTGGATGGCGATCCTAACGACCCTATCCACCTCAAAGCGTTTGATAAGGCAGGGTGTCTTGGTCACCGGGTGATTCGTACACCGGATGAAGTTGATACGATTCCCGATGAAGAGTTCCCAGTGTTGATGGAATCACACTTGGATGGTTGGGAATTTGCCGTTGAAGCGTGGATCCATGACGGTAAGATCGCTTTTCTGAATATTTCAGAGTACGTGACACTTGGCTACTCGGTATTTGTGCCCGCGTCTCCTGAGCTTGAAAAATACCGCGAGCAGATTACAGCGCAAATTGAAAAACTGATCAAAGCGTTTGATATTGAGTTCGGCCTTATTCACCCCGAGTACTTTGTGACCAGCGATGGTGAGATGTACTTTGGCGAAGTGGCCTATCGTCCACCCGGCTTTAAAGTATTTGAACTTCTTGAGCGGGTGTATGGCTTCAACGCCTACCAAGCTTCGATGCTGGTCTTCGACCCCAAAAGCACCAAAGAGGAAGTTGCGGCTTTCTTTCCCAAAGAAGTGGTGGACGCAGATGGGTTCGCGGGCTGCTTTGGCGTGTATCCCCGCCGTCGGGTTGTTAGCCGCTTAGAGATCCCTGAAGAAACAGAGGATCACCCGTACTTTGAATCTCACGAACTGACATCACCGGTTGAAGAAACCGTCACTAAACGTACAGCGTTTGGTACCCATTGGGGCTTGGTCTACTTTAAAGGCGAAGATGCGCACACACTACGCGATCTTCTTAAACGCCAAGAAGACCTCGACTTCTATGTATAA
- a CDS encoding DUF1820 family protein codes for MAAKPIYRVVVHQQGEIWDLYVREIFQSELWGFIEVEEFVFDDASRVVVDPGAEKLQRTFEGVKRSYLPLNAIVRIDEVEREGPLKAVKSDARVAEFPRPFPLPPRGEG; via the coding sequence ATGGCGGCCAAGCCGATCTACCGTGTGGTGGTTCACCAGCAGGGTGAAATCTGGGATTTATACGTCAGAGAAATTTTTCAAAGCGAACTCTGGGGCTTTATTGAAGTCGAGGAGTTTGTCTTTGACGATGCGTCGCGGGTTGTTGTCGATCCAGGGGCAGAAAAATTACAGCGCACCTTTGAAGGTGTTAAGCGCAGTTACCTGCCGCTTAACGCTATTGTGCGCATTGATGAAGTTGAACGTGAAGGCCCTTTAAAAGCTGTCAAGAGTGATGCCCGCGTCGCAGAGTTTCCTCGTCCCTTCCCGTTACCGCCTCGTGGGGAAGGGTAA
- a CDS encoding TIGR04211 family SH3 domain-containing protein: MQVNKLRNSCYAAAVGVLLSAGIAPAFAQSDSQAWVSDELSTYVRSGPTDGYRIVGTLNAGEQVEVLERSGDYTRVRGDGGDAVWVLSSELQQTPSAREQLPVLQTQVDQLTQELDGINNTWEQRVSSMTETLEVREQRIVDLEARNRELDNEAEQSRQQVRALQARLDTQEEDLLMRYFMYGGGVAGAGLLVGLIVPHLPRRRKKRDRWF, from the coding sequence ATGCAAGTAAATAAACTTCGTAATAGTTGTTACGCCGCCGCCGTTGGTGTGTTGCTGAGCGCTGGGATAGCCCCTGCATTTGCCCAGTCTGATAGCCAGGCCTGGGTCAGCGATGAGTTAAGCACCTACGTGCGTAGCGGCCCAACGGATGGTTACCGCATTGTTGGCACGCTGAATGCGGGCGAGCAAGTTGAAGTTCTTGAAAGGAGCGGGGATTATACTCGCGTCCGTGGCGACGGCGGCGATGCTGTATGGGTGCTGAGCAGTGAGTTACAACAAACTCCCAGCGCCCGTGAGCAGCTGCCTGTATTGCAAACGCAAGTAGATCAACTGACACAAGAGCTGGACGGAATCAACAATACGTGGGAGCAGCGTGTCTCTTCAATGACAGAAACGCTCGAAGTACGTGAGCAGCGTATCGTTGATTTAGAAGCGCGTAATCGCGAGCTAGATAACGAAGCTGAGCAATCTCGCCAGCAGGTGCGCGCATTGCAGGCGCGTTTAGATACGCAAGAAGAAGATTTATTGATGCGCTATTTCATGTACGGCGGTGGGGTGGCCGGTGCTGGTTTGTTAGTCGGCCTGATTGTTCCCCATTTACCACGTCGTCGTAAAAAGAGAGACCGCTGGTTTTAA
- a CDS encoding thiopurine S-methyltransferase, with protein MENPWRQRWQEGRIGFHLSDTHPALVQHWPALNVTPRAKVLVPLCGKSLDMRWLADEGHPVLGIELAPEAIEQFLAQRNAGVSRYTQAGFNVSRQGSVELWCGDFFHLHIKQAAEVGAFYDRASLIALPPATRERYAFHLAQLVPPGARGLLVGLTHDDGNAGPPYSVPNSEIERLFVPNFRIELVENKPADERGRSESVWALERRGPRI; from the coding sequence ATGGAAAATCCCTGGCGTCAACGTTGGCAGGAAGGACGTATCGGATTTCATTTGTCTGATACGCATCCAGCGTTGGTGCAGCATTGGCCCGCGCTTAACGTAACGCCTAGGGCCAAAGTGCTTGTGCCGTTATGTGGTAAAAGCCTTGATATGCGTTGGTTAGCAGATGAAGGCCACCCCGTTCTAGGTATTGAGTTGGCACCGGAAGCCATAGAGCAGTTTCTGGCGCAGCGAAACGCAGGCGTCTCACGCTATACCCAAGCAGGGTTCAATGTCTCACGCCAGGGTAGCGTTGAATTGTGGTGCGGTGATTTTTTTCATTTGCACATCAAACAGGCGGCAGAAGTGGGTGCGTTTTATGACCGAGCCTCACTGATTGCGCTGCCTCCCGCCACCCGAGAACGCTATGCCTTTCATCTTGCTCAGTTAGTGCCCCCAGGAGCCCGGGGGCTGCTAGTTGGGTTAACCCATGATGATGGTAATGCCGGCCCACCTTACAGCGTGCCCAATAGTGAAATTGAGCGTTTGTTTGTGCCCAACTTTCGCATTGAGCTGGTTGAGAACAAACCGGCAGACGAGCGGGGGCGCAGTGAAAGCGTTTGGGCGCTAGAGCGTCGTGGGCCACGCATATGA
- a CDS encoding YajG family lipoprotein, which translates to MRRRHFLHLTGALLTSILLAGCASPQYLQLSPERSASVPQTGAGQQVTVIATDARESEVIGTRAGGSMSTSQITVSSHELIPQLQAEAERAVRDMGFNPTREAAQGRPSITLELANLNYAKGDSGQPLIDEARLEGVFRAIAQNKGTTYTGTYTSRRTQGYAIKPGEDANTRMLNDLLSDGLNRAFSDPELGRLLAR; encoded by the coding sequence ATGCGTCGGCGCCATTTTTTACACCTCACTGGTGCGTTGCTTACCAGCATTTTGCTAGCGGGCTGCGCTAGCCCTCAATACCTTCAGCTAAGCCCAGAGCGTAGTGCCAGTGTCCCGCAAACAGGCGCTGGCCAACAGGTCACTGTCATCGCTACCGATGCTCGGGAAAGCGAAGTTATTGGGACCCGCGCGGGTGGCAGTATGTCTACTTCGCAGATTACCGTGAGTAGTCATGAGTTAATTCCACAGCTCCAAGCTGAAGCAGAACGCGCTGTGCGTGATATGGGCTTTAATCCCACACGCGAGGCTGCTCAAGGTCGTCCAAGTATTACGCTTGAGCTGGCAAACCTTAACTATGCCAAAGGTGATAGCGGCCAGCCGTTGATTGACGAAGCGCGCCTTGAAGGGGTTTTCCGGGCAATTGCTCAGAATAAGGGCACAACCTATACGGGCACGTACACATCACGCCGCACCCAGGGCTATGCCATTAAACCCGGTGAAGATGCTAATACACGTATGTTAAACGACTTGTTAAGCGATGGTTTAAACCGTGCGTTTAGTGACCCTGAGCTTGGTCGCTTGCTCGCCCGTTAA
- a CDS encoding sulfate/molybdate ABC transporter ATP-binding protein — MSIRLQNIAKHFANTQALEPINLDIHEGELVGLLGPSGSGKTTLLRIIAGLESADRSPQPGKILFGDRDVTNVHVRDRRIGFVFQHYALFRHMSVYDNVAFGLTVMPKKRRPSNGEIRARVFRLLEMVQLQHLANRLPAQLSGGQQQRVSLARALAVEPDVLLLDEPFGALDAKVRQDLRRWLRRLHEELNFTSVFVTHDQEEALELSDRVVVMSNGRIEQIDTPETLYRSPKNRFVFEFLGDVNHLEGKVHQGILTCGDAHLNVDLPDGDEELLLRPHEVRLAQQPSAESHLPVTITAISPVGAEVRVELEADWLAKPWLATVRHADFEQLQMRRGQRLFAHPRQWHRFKEETEKPKQQTRAA, encoded by the coding sequence ATGAGTATTCGCCTACAGAACATCGCCAAGCACTTTGCCAACACCCAAGCGCTTGAGCCGATCAATCTGGATATCCATGAAGGCGAACTAGTCGGCCTACTTGGACCGTCTGGCTCAGGAAAGACGACACTTCTACGTATTATTGCCGGTTTGGAGAGCGCTGATCGCTCTCCTCAACCCGGTAAAATATTGTTCGGCGATCGCGATGTAACTAACGTTCACGTGCGCGATCGTCGCATTGGGTTTGTCTTCCAGCACTACGCGCTATTTCGCCATATGAGCGTTTACGACAATGTGGCCTTTGGCTTAACCGTAATGCCTAAAAAGCGCCGTCCTTCCAACGGTGAGATACGCGCTCGCGTATTTAGGCTGCTGGAAATGGTTCAGCTGCAGCATTTAGCTAACCGCTTACCTGCGCAACTCTCAGGTGGCCAACAGCAGCGCGTATCACTAGCCCGCGCCCTGGCCGTTGAGCCTGACGTATTGCTATTGGATGAGCCGTTTGGTGCGCTGGATGCTAAGGTACGCCAGGATCTGCGACGCTGGCTGCGTCGACTGCATGAAGAACTTAACTTTACCAGCGTATTTGTGACCCACGACCAAGAAGAAGCGCTTGAGCTTTCTGACCGGGTGGTGGTAATGAGCAACGGGCGCATTGAGCAAATTGATACGCCTGAAACGCTCTATCGGTCCCCCAAAAACCGTTTTGTATTTGAATTCCTTGGCGACGTTAACCACTTAGAAGGCAAAGTACACCAAGGTATACTTACCTGTGGCGACGCTCATCTCAATGTTGACTTACCTGATGGTGACGAAGAGTTATTGCTACGCCCTCATGAAGTGCGCCTTGCCCAGCAGCCTAGTGCAGAGAGCCACTTACCGGTAACGATTACCGCCATTTCACCGGTAGGTGCTGAAGTACGTGTTGAGCTAGAAGCCGACTGGCTAGCTAAGCCATGGCTTGCAACAGTGCGCCATGCTGATTTTGAGCAGCTTCAGATGCGCCGTGGACAACGCTTGTTCGCGCATCCACGTCAGTGGCACCGTTTTAAAGAAGAAACGGAAAAGCCGAAGCAGCAGACCCGCGCGGCCTAA
- the cysW gene encoding sulfate ABC transporter permease subunit CysW, protein MRRIGDAPAVRRLLIGTALLLSALFLLLPLVAIFAQAFSQGVMVFWANVSNTFTLHAIGLTLVIALLTIPVCLVFGVALAWLVTRFSFPGRRILQTLIDIPFAVSPVVAGLIYLLLYGRNGWIGGWLDTHDIQLMFAWPGILMVTIFVTCPFVARELIPLMQAQGSREEEAAVTLGAGGWTTFRRVTLPNIRWALLYGIILTNARAVGEFGAVSVVAGAIRGKTNTLPLHLEQLYQDYNAVGAFASAALLALIALLTLAAKAGLEWRAARQEAYL, encoded by the coding sequence ATGCGCCGGATTGGTGATGCACCCGCTGTGCGGCGTTTACTCATTGGCACCGCCCTGTTGCTATCAGCGTTGTTTTTACTGCTTCCGCTAGTGGCCATTTTTGCCCAGGCGTTTTCCCAAGGTGTGATGGTCTTTTGGGCCAACGTTAGCAATACGTTCACCCTACATGCCATTGGCCTAACGCTTGTTATTGCGTTATTGACCATACCGGTATGCCTGGTGTTTGGTGTCGCTCTAGCGTGGCTAGTGACCCGCTTTAGTTTCCCAGGTCGGCGTATTTTGCAAACGCTGATCGATATTCCCTTTGCCGTATCACCCGTAGTGGCCGGGCTTATTTACCTATTACTTTATGGCCGCAATGGTTGGATTGGTGGCTGGCTAGACACCCACGATATTCAACTAATGTTCGCTTGGCCCGGTATTTTAATGGTGACTATTTTCGTGACCTGCCCGTTTGTGGCACGTGAACTAATTCCGCTCATGCAGGCCCAAGGTTCCCGTGAAGAGGAAGCCGCCGTGACCCTCGGCGCGGGTGGTTGGACTACCTTCCGGCGTGTCACGCTACCTAACATTCGCTGGGCGCTGCTCTACGGGATCATCCTCACCAACGCGCGTGCGGTGGGTGAATTTGGCGCTGTGTCGGTGGTCGCCGGGGCTATTCGTGGGAAGACAAACACCTTACCGCTGCACCTAGAGCAGCTTTATCAGGATTACAACGCGGTGGGCGCATTTGCTAGCGCCGCGCTGCTGGCCCTTATTGCCCTGTTAACCCTTGCGGCCAAGGCAGGCCTGGAATGGCGCGCAGCGCGCCAGGAGGCATATTTATGA
- the cysT gene encoding sulfate ABC transporter permease subunit CysT, with protein MSQLAIWRSGSARVLPGFGLSMGISVLFISLVLLLPITGLFGQLAGLSLAEYWAIITEGRVVASYMVTIGAAAVAALVNAVFGLLLAWVLVRYEFPGKRLLDALMDLPFALPTAVAGITLATLYAGNGWMGSLLEPLGFQVAYTWVGIALAMAFTSIPFVVRTVQPVLEDLPAEVDEAAMSLGATDGVAFRRVIMPHLWPALVTGTGLAFVRSLGEFGAIIFIAGNMPYETEITALMIFVKLQEYDYAGASAIASVVLFVSLALLLAINIWQGRFVRRLHGGKG; from the coding sequence ATGAGCCAGCTAGCAATATGGCGGTCCGGCAGTGCTCGCGTGCTGCCGGGCTTTGGCCTGTCTATGGGGATCAGCGTCCTCTTCATTTCGCTGGTACTCCTTCTCCCGATCACTGGTCTATTTGGTCAGTTAGCAGGGCTGAGCCTTGCCGAATACTGGGCCATTATTACCGAAGGTCGTGTGGTGGCCAGTTACATGGTCACCATAGGAGCAGCGGCTGTCGCGGCGCTGGTTAACGCGGTATTTGGCTTACTACTTGCTTGGGTACTGGTTCGTTATGAGTTTCCTGGCAAGCGTCTTCTAGATGCCTTAATGGATTTACCTTTTGCACTCCCCACAGCGGTAGCAGGTATTACTCTAGCCACACTGTATGCGGGTAATGGCTGGATGGGCAGCTTATTAGAGCCGCTAGGGTTCCAAGTAGCCTACACCTGGGTAGGCATTGCACTGGCCATGGCGTTTACCAGCATTCCGTTTGTGGTACGCACTGTGCAACCGGTGCTGGAGGATTTACCCGCAGAAGTTGATGAAGCCGCGATGTCTCTTGGCGCAACCGATGGCGTAGCGTTTCGACGAGTGATTATGCCGCACCTGTGGCCAGCTCTCGTTACTGGCACCGGGTTAGCCTTTGTACGCTCACTAGGTGAGTTCGGGGCGATTATTTTTATCGCAGGTAATATGCCCTACGAAACCGAAATCACTGCGCTGATGATTTTCGTCAAATTGCAGGAGTATGACTACGCTGGCGCTTCTGCAATTGCCTCCGTTGTGCTCTTTGTGTCACTGGCGCTGCTATTGGCGATCAACATTTGGCAAGGTCGCTTTGTACGCCGCTTGCATGGAGGAAAAGGCTAA
- the cysP gene encoding thiosulfate ABC transporter substrate-binding protein CysP — MTRSTFFRTGLRRSLIATAVGATMAATAVSNTAMAQERELLNSSYDIARELFSAINPEFQAWWQEEHGEEIAISQSHGGSSAQARAIMQGMRADVVTFNQVTDVQVLADAGLVAEDWQDAFDNNASPYYSTTAFLVRKDNPKGIESWDDLVKEDVQMVFPNPKTSGNGRYTYLAAWGFADNQFDGDEEKIQDFMRTFLRNVAVFDTGGRGATTSFIERGIGDVLISFESEVNNIRSEYGSDDYEVIVPPVSILAEFPVAVVGENAERNGNSDLAQSYLEYLYREDTQRLLAGFNYRVHDETVVAEFADQFPDTELFEVEDVFGSWEEAMENHFEGGALLDQLQRR; from the coding sequence ATGACGCGATCTACTTTTTTCCGTACTGGCCTGCGCCGCAGCCTGATAGCCACCGCTGTTGGCGCTACTATGGCTGCCACCGCTGTTTCTAACACTGCGATGGCTCAAGAGCGCGAGTTACTGAACTCCTCTTACGATATTGCCCGTGAACTGTTTTCAGCTATCAATCCGGAATTCCAAGCGTGGTGGCAAGAAGAGCACGGTGAAGAGATTGCCATTAGTCAGTCTCACGGCGGCTCTTCAGCGCAAGCGCGCGCGATTATGCAAGGAATGCGTGCGGATGTAGTTACTTTCAACCAGGTAACTGATGTTCAAGTGCTTGCGGATGCGGGCTTAGTAGCAGAAGACTGGCAAGACGCATTCGACAATAATGCATCTCCCTACTACTCCACTACTGCGTTTTTGGTCCGTAAAGACAATCCAAAAGGCATCGAAAGTTGGGACGACTTAGTGAAAGAAGACGTGCAAATGGTCTTCCCGAACCCTAAAACGTCCGGTAACGGTCGCTACACCTACTTAGCTGCCTGGGGCTTCGCCGATAACCAGTTTGACGGTGATGAAGAAAAAATCCAGGACTTTATGCGCACCTTCCTGCGCAATGTTGCGGTGTTTGATACCGGCGGCCGTGGTGCCACCACAAGCTTTATCGAGCGCGGCATTGGCGACGTATTAATCAGCTTTGAATCAGAAGTGAACAATATCCGCAGCGAATACGGCAGCGACGACTACGAAGTCATCGTGCCGCCGGTCAGTATTCTGGCAGAGTTCCCCGTTGCGGTGGTGGGTGAAAATGCTGAGCGTAATGGCAATAGCGACCTTGCTCAGAGCTATCTTGAATACCTCTACCGTGAAGATACTCAGCGCTTGCTGGCAGGCTTTAACTATCGCGTTCACGACGAAACGGTTGTGGCTGAATTTGCTGACCAATTCCCCGATACCGAACTCTTTGAAGTTGAAGATGTGTTTGGCAGCTGGGAAGAAGCAATGGAAAACCACTTTGAAGGCGGAGCCCTACTTGATCAACTGCAACGTCGTTAA
- the rpe gene encoding ribulose-phosphate 3-epimerase, whose product MSAEQDFLIAPSILSANFARLGEEVDNVLAAGADIVHFDVMDNHYVPNLTIGPMVCKALRDHGVTAPIDVHLMVKPVDRMISDFSAAGASYITFHPEASEHVDRSLQLIRDSGCKAGLVFNPATPLSYLDYVMDKIDMVLLMSVNPGFGGQSFIPGTLDKLREARARIDASGRPIRLEIDGGVKVENIADIAAAGADTFVAGSAIFNAHQTSDPHGYNTVIQQMRAELAKVNG is encoded by the coding sequence ATGAGCGCCGAGCAGGACTTTCTGATTGCCCCTTCGATTCTTTCCGCTAATTTCGCGCGACTTGGTGAAGAGGTCGACAATGTGTTGGCTGCTGGGGCCGATATTGTCCATTTCGATGTCATGGATAATCACTATGTGCCGAATCTGACCATCGGGCCGATGGTGTGCAAAGCGCTGCGCGACCATGGCGTGACAGCGCCCATCGATGTGCATCTAATGGTCAAACCCGTAGATCGTATGATTAGCGACTTTAGTGCGGCTGGGGCGAGTTATATTACTTTCCATCCAGAAGCCTCTGAGCATGTTGATCGCTCGCTACAGCTGATTCGTGATAGTGGATGCAAAGCAGGGCTGGTCTTCAATCCAGCGACGCCGCTTTCGTACCTCGATTATGTCATGGACAAAATCGATATGGTGCTGTTGATGAGCGTTAACCCAGGTTTTGGCGGCCAGTCGTTTATCCCCGGTACGCTAGATAAATTGCGCGAAGCGCGGGCACGTATTGATGCGTCGGGTCGCCCGATCCGATTAGAAATCGACGGTGGCGTTAAAGTAGAGAATATCGCCGACATTGCCGCTGCGGGTGCCGATACCTTTGTAGCTGGTTCGGCTATCTTCAACGCTCACCAAACAAGTGATCCGCACGGTTACAACACGGTTATTCAACAAATGCGCGCTGAGTTGGCAAAGGTTAATGGCTAA
- a CDS encoding NAD(P)/FAD-dependent oxidoreductase, whose protein sequence is MAIPRIVIVGGGAGGLALATRLGRTLGKKRRAEIVLLDRNATHVWKPLLHELATGVLNSSMDEVDYRGHSSAHHYRYQRGSLNGLDHAQKIIHLAPIKDEDGIEVLPARELSYDYLVLALGSVSNDFGTTGVAEHCHFIDSPQQAKAFQRDMINTFLRYTDPELRQHKELTIGIVGGGATGVELSAELLDASRLLNAYGVTAIDHQTISVHLIEAAPRLLPGLSERISETVQKELENMGVNVHVGTAIQEAEEYRLVTGDGEIIETDLNVWAAGIKAPPFLAELGLTTNKKHQLSVHQTLQSVDDPHIFAMGDCANCPQGEEGSVPPRAQAAHQQAKVLAKNLVRLLDDKPLNDFVYRDHGSLVSLARYDAVGNLMRSSASRGLFLEGWLARQAYASLYRMHQLSIHGAPKTGLAWLVDKLNRYLKPRMKLH, encoded by the coding sequence ATGGCCATTCCTCGAATTGTGATTGTGGGCGGCGGTGCCGGTGGACTTGCCCTAGCAACACGCTTAGGGCGCACGCTCGGCAAAAAAAGGCGCGCCGAGATTGTGCTGCTCGACCGCAATGCTACTCATGTATGGAAACCACTGTTACATGAACTCGCTACCGGCGTGCTGAACTCCAGCATGGATGAAGTGGATTATCGCGGCCACTCTTCCGCACACCATTACCGCTACCAGCGTGGTTCTTTAAATGGCCTTGATCACGCACAAAAAATCATTCACCTAGCGCCAATTAAAGATGAGGACGGCATTGAAGTACTTCCAGCCAGGGAGCTTAGTTATGACTACCTCGTATTAGCGCTGGGCAGTGTTTCCAATGACTTTGGCACCACAGGCGTTGCTGAGCACTGCCATTTTATTGATTCACCCCAGCAGGCCAAGGCGTTTCAGCGCGATATGATCAATACCTTTTTGCGCTATACCGATCCAGAACTGCGCCAGCATAAAGAGCTGACCATTGGCATAGTCGGCGGCGGCGCAACAGGCGTCGAGCTTTCCGCAGAACTTCTAGATGCTTCGCGCTTGCTTAACGCCTACGGCGTAACCGCGATAGACCACCAAACGATTAGCGTACACCTCATCGAAGCGGCGCCACGCCTGCTGCCTGGCTTATCAGAACGTATTAGCGAAACCGTGCAAAAAGAGCTCGAAAATATGGGCGTAAACGTCCATGTCGGCACCGCTATTCAGGAGGCTGAGGAGTATCGCTTAGTGACAGGCGATGGCGAGATTATCGAAACTGACCTAAACGTGTGGGCGGCGGGCATCAAAGCGCCGCCATTTCTGGCAGAACTTGGCCTGACAACTAATAAAAAGCATCAGCTTAGCGTTCATCAGACGCTGCAAAGCGTGGATGACCCGCATATTTTTGCCATGGGTGATTGCGCTAACTGCCCTCAAGGCGAAGAGGGCTCCGTTCCACCCAGGGCCCAGGCAGCTCATCAACAAGCCAAGGTGCTTGCTAAAAACTTAGTTCGGTTATTGGATGACAAACCACTTAACGACTTTGTCTATCGCGACCACGGCTCGCTAGTGTCGCTTGCCCGTTACGATGCGGTGGGAAACCTAATGCGCAGCTCTGCGTCTCGTGGACTATTTTTGGAAGGCTGGCTGGCGCGCCAAGCCTATGCATCGCTTTATCGAATGCATCAGCTGTCTATTCATGGCGCACCCAAAACGGGACTCGCGTGGCTGGTTGATAAGCTAAATCGCTACTTAAAGCCCCGTATGAAATTGCATTAA